One Polaribacter sp. KT25b DNA segment encodes these proteins:
- a CDS encoding glycosyltransferase — protein MNDPIISVIVPVYNAKKYLECCLISIIRQSIHNIQIIIINDGSTDGSDVLCDKFKSIDSRIEVIHKKNEGVGIARKIGVENATGKYVAFVDSDDFLVDNAFSILLQNNNNFTDVIIGDYNLIDEKLSIKKISRSIDSKEEYIKKLLEWGSIETVLWAKLIKRDLFEKSTISFSNGLDFGEDYAIMPRLFYFADNIVKIDKAVYNYRKGVEGSYTSSLDNKKIEDLIKANLLVSSFYEKVSNYKFYYKSIGIGKLNIRKYLCLRDKKNFQFKGLQEFYQYYPKGDRVFFKLLDYGLINLAVLYKKIYSRIK, from the coding sequence ATGAATGATCCAATAATATCTGTAATAGTGCCTGTTTATAATGCTAAAAAGTATTTAGAATGTTGTTTGATTAGTATTATAAGACAAAGTATACATAATATTCAAATTATTATTATAAATGATGGTAGTACCGATGGTTCTGATGTTTTATGTGATAAATTTAAAAGTATAGATTCTCGCATAGAAGTAATTCATAAAAAAAATGAAGGAGTTGGTATTGCTCGAAAAATTGGGGTTGAGAATGCTACTGGTAAATATGTGGCTTTTGTCGATTCCGATGATTTTCTTGTAGACAATGCGTTTTCAATTCTTTTACAAAATAATAATAATTTCACAGATGTCATTATAGGAGATTATAATTTGATAGATGAAAAATTAAGTATAAAAAAAATTTCAAGATCTATTGATTCTAAAGAAGAATATATAAAAAAACTTTTAGAATGGGGTAGTATTGAAACGGTGCTTTGGGCTAAATTAATTAAAAGAGATTTGTTTGAAAAATCGACAATCAGCTTTAGTAATGGTTTAGATTTTGGTGAAGATTATGCTATAATGCCTAGGTTATTTTATTTTGCAGATAATATTGTTAAAATTGATAAAGCTGTTTATAATTATAGGAAAGGTGTGGAGGGTTCCTATACAAGTAGTTTAGATAATAAGAAAATTGAAGATTTGATTAAAGCAAACTTATTGGTGTCTAGTTTTTATGAGAAAGTTTCAAATTATAAATTTTATTATAAATCAATAGGTATTGGGAAATTAAACATAAGAAAGTATCTATGTTTAAGAGATAAAAAAAACTTTCAATTTAAAGGACTTCAAGAATTTTATCAATATTATCCTAAAGGTGATAGAGTATTCTTTAAATTGTTAGATTATGGTTTGATTAATCTCGCTGTTTTATATAAAAAAATTTATAGTAGAATTAAATAA
- a CDS encoding polysaccharide pyruvyl transferase family protein yields the protein MKIGILTLPIHINYGGILQAYALMQVLKNMGHDPILIDEYKSFYLPIKKRPKEYSKRFIKKYLLQNKDVNVFQERNRRRELLITGRNIKYFNDIYLQPKIPVKKLKELKDKDFDAFVVGSDQIWRSKYYPRIEDAFFNFAKNWNVKRLSYAPSFGAGSWEYSDEQTKKCKKLLGKFDAISVREDIGVELVSKFLDNTATHVLDPTMLLSKSNYIEILKQRKSEVKAKDIFVYVLDPNEITDKVIDKLSDKYGYKPFFTSTDNQKVSIENRKASSVEDWLRSFYEAKYVVTDSFHATAFSIIFNKPFVSYCNKERGAARFKSLLKEFNLEHRMVVDKKDLDNSELLNKEVDWDSVNNILEKRIFQCKKFIEEGLNDE from the coding sequence ATGAAAATAGGGATATTAACTTTGCCAATCCATATTAATTATGGAGGAATATTACAAGCTTACGCTTTGATGCAGGTTTTAAAAAATATGGGTCATGACCCTATATTGATAGATGAGTATAAATCTTTCTATCTTCCAATTAAAAAGAGACCAAAAGAATACAGTAAAAGGTTTATTAAAAAATATTTATTGCAAAATAAAGATGTAAACGTTTTTCAAGAAAGGAATAGACGCCGCGAACTTTTAATTACTGGAAGGAACATTAAATATTTTAATGATATTTATTTACAACCCAAAATACCTGTTAAAAAGTTAAAAGAATTAAAAGATAAAGATTTTGATGCTTTTGTTGTTGGTAGCGATCAGATATGGAGATCAAAATATTATCCAAGAATAGAAGATGCTTTTTTTAATTTTGCAAAGAATTGGAATGTTAAGAGACTATCCTATGCACCATCTTTCGGAGCAGGTAGTTGGGAATATTCGGATGAACAGACCAAAAAATGTAAAAAATTATTAGGTAAATTTGATGCAATCTCTGTCAGAGAAGACATAGGTGTTGAACTTGTTAGTAAATTTTTAGATAATACTGCTACACATGTTTTAGATCCCACTATGCTGTTATCTAAATCAAACTATATTGAAATATTAAAACAAAGAAAATCTGAAGTTAAAGCAAAGGATATTTTTGTTTATGTTTTGGATCCTAATGAAATTACAGATAAAGTAATAGACAAACTGTCTGATAAATATGGGTATAAGCCTTTTTTTACAAGTACTGATAATCAAAAAGTTTCTATAGAAAATAGAAAAGCCTCTTCTGTTGAGGATTGGTTGAGAAGTTTTTATGAAGCTAAATATGTAGTTACAGATTCATTTCACGCAACAGCTTTTTCAATTATATTTAATAAACCATTTGTTTCTTATTGTAACAAAGAAAGGGGTGCTGCTCGCTTTAAATCTTTATTAAAAGAATTTAATTTGGAACATCGTATGGTTGTAGATAAAAAAGATTTAGACAATTCAGAATTACTTAATAAAGAGGTTGACTGGGATAGTGTAAATAATATTTTGGAGAAAAGGATATTTCAATGTAAAAAATTTATTGAAGAAGGTTTAAATGATGAATGA
- a CDS encoding Coenzyme F420 hydrogenase/dehydrogenase, beta subunit C-terminal domain, with translation MEVCKSEVNELFEKVVDNGFCIGCGACALVNNSPIEIKFDEFSKLQATIKDDDNLNTESAVLSVCPFSDESSNEDELGENLFRNVENIKHDEKIGYYKQSYAGYALDEGFRENGSSGGMGTWIISELFKNNIVDGVIHVHEVDSNKTNEDNSKLFKYKISRTINEIQKGSKSRYYPIELSEVLTLVKDTPGKYAVVGLPCFIKSIRLLMKQDEILKNRIKICVGLVCGHLKSANFAKMWGWQVGIHPDNLKSVNFRHKLNGEGANNYAISATQNVNGIDKEYISKPLKEMYGSNWGWGLFKYKACDFCDDVVAETADVTIGDAWLPQYINDDKGTNIVIVRNELIYKIIENGIKNNNLKLDFLSSGDVIKSQSSGFNHRREGLSYRLALVDKTKQWRPIKRSFTKLKSISNKSKKIQKLRIKIYEKSHVSFEKAIRKNSFLFFKDELDLLITRYNELYKPSFIEKLIKFVKIPFRPIIKIIKKNRI, from the coding sequence ATGGAAGTTTGTAAAAGTGAAGTTAATGAACTTTTTGAAAAAGTTGTGGATAATGGGTTTTGTATTGGATGTGGTGCTTGTGCATTAGTAAATAATTCTCCTATTGAAATTAAGTTTGATGAGTTTTCAAAGCTTCAAGCAACTATAAAAGATGATGATAATTTAAATACAGAAAGTGCTGTACTTTCTGTCTGTCCTTTTTCTGATGAGAGTTCAAACGAAGATGAACTAGGAGAGAATTTATTTCGTAATGTCGAGAATATAAAGCATGATGAGAAAATAGGATACTATAAACAAAGTTATGCTGGGTATGCTTTAGATGAAGGTTTTAGAGAAAATGGTAGTTCAGGAGGGATGGGTACTTGGATTATCAGTGAGTTGTTTAAGAATAATATTGTTGATGGGGTAATTCATGTTCATGAAGTAGATTCTAATAAGACAAATGAAGATAATTCAAAGTTATTTAAATATAAAATATCTAGAACGATTAATGAAATTCAAAAAGGTTCAAAATCAAGATACTACCCTATTGAACTGTCTGAGGTATTAACCCTAGTTAAAGATACTCCAGGAAAATATGCTGTTGTAGGTCTGCCTTGTTTTATAAAGTCTATTCGCCTTTTAATGAAGCAAGACGAAATTTTAAAAAATAGGATAAAAATTTGCGTCGGTTTAGTCTGTGGTCATTTGAAGAGTGCTAATTTTGCTAAAATGTGGGGTTGGCAAGTAGGAATACATCCAGATAATTTAAAATCGGTTAATTTTCGACATAAATTAAATGGTGAAGGAGCAAACAATTATGCAATTTCTGCTACTCAAAATGTTAACGGCATTGACAAAGAATATATAAGTAAACCTCTAAAAGAAATGTATGGTAGTAATTGGGGATGGGGATTGTTTAAATATAAAGCATGTGACTTTTGTGATGATGTGGTTGCTGAGACCGCTGATGTAACAATTGGAGATGCTTGGTTGCCACAATATATTAATGATGACAAAGGTACAAATATTGTCATTGTAAGAAATGAATTGATTTATAAAATTATTGAGAATGGCATAAAAAATAATAATCTAAAATTAGATTTTTTAAGTTCTGGTGATGTAATAAAATCACAAAGTTCTGGCTTTAATCATAGACGAGAAGGATTATCTTATAGACTAGCTTTAGTTGATAAAACTAAACAATGGAGACCAATAAAAAGGAGTTTTACAAAGTTAAAATCGATAAGTAATAAGAGTAAAAAAATTCAAAAATTAAGAATAAAAATTTATGAAAAAAGTCATGTTTCTTTTGAAAAAGCAATAAGAAAAAATTCTTTTCTTTTTTTTAAAGATGAGTTAGATTTATTAATTACGAGGTATAATGAGCTTTATAAACCATCTTTTATTGAAAAACTCATCAAATTTGTTAAGATACCTTTTAGACCAATTATCAAGATAATAAAAAAAAATAGAATATGA
- a CDS encoding lipopolysaccharide biosynthesis protein, with the protein MNSVKRVVKNTLFLYIKMLVTICIALFSTRLVLEALGVVDYGVYNLVGGVIALLAFLNSAMTVSTQRYLSVNIGTGNSSKISQVFKTSIRLHLIIGIFIVILLELVGLFIFDGFLNIPSDRLETAKIIYHLMVVSTFFTINAVPYDASINANEHLVFDSILGIIESFVKLVIAVYLITYEKDRLLLYVILLTLLIILVRVIKSIYCFMKFEECSFRARGTGVSRVLFKEMFSFARWNMFGSLAAIGRNQGIAVILNIFFGAAINASFAIANQVSAQLSSFSAMMLKAVNPQIMKKEGANARSSMLNLAMTSSKISFFLLAFFAIPLLFLMPDVLKLWLKDVPDGTVIFCNLILISTMINQLTIGLQSAFQAVGKIKLYQFTVGSLLILNLPISYLLLNYGLPAYSVFFSFISIDILAGCFRVILSIKISGLLISEYLHKVLIPSLVSIVPTIALSSLVFCFIEKSFIFYILIFLSIIIFIVSIIIFGLNKYEKYKIISLYSSIINKK; encoded by the coding sequence ATGAATTCTGTAAAAAGAGTAGTAAAAAACACTTTATTTTTGTATATCAAAATGTTGGTTACAATATGTATTGCCCTTTTTTCAACGAGATTAGTTCTGGAAGCTTTAGGAGTTGTAGATTATGGAGTATATAATTTAGTTGGTGGGGTTATAGCACTATTAGCATTCTTAAATTCAGCCATGACTGTGTCAACTCAGAGGTATTTGTCAGTAAATATAGGTACTGGAAATTCAAGTAAAATAAGTCAAGTTTTTAAAACTAGTATTAGGTTGCATTTAATTATTGGAATTTTTATAGTTATTTTGCTTGAATTAGTGGGACTTTTTATTTTTGATGGATTTTTGAATATACCTAGTGATAGGTTAGAGACTGCTAAGATAATTTATCACTTAATGGTTGTTAGTACTTTTTTTACTATTAACGCTGTTCCTTATGATGCTTCAATAAATGCCAATGAACATTTGGTTTTCGATTCAATCCTAGGTATTATTGAATCTTTTGTTAAATTAGTTATTGCTGTATATTTAATTACCTATGAAAAAGATAGGCTTCTTCTTTATGTTATACTTTTGACTTTATTAATTATTCTAGTGCGTGTAATTAAAAGTATATATTGTTTTATGAAATTCGAAGAATGCAGTTTTCGTGCTAGGGGAACCGGAGTTAGTCGGGTTCTTTTTAAGGAGATGTTTTCTTTTGCTAGATGGAATATGTTTGGATCTTTAGCTGCTATTGGAAGAAATCAAGGTATTGCTGTGATACTAAATATTTTCTTTGGTGCAGCAATTAATGCATCTTTTGCAATAGCAAATCAAGTTTCAGCTCAATTGAGTTCTTTTTCAGCTATGATGTTGAAAGCCGTAAACCCACAAATAATGAAAAAGGAAGGAGCTAATGCAAGAAGTTCCATGTTAAATTTAGCTATGACTTCAAGTAAAATAAGTTTTTTTCTACTTGCTTTTTTTGCTATTCCTTTATTGTTTTTGATGCCTGATGTTTTAAAATTATGGCTTAAGGATGTACCCGATGGTACTGTAATCTTTTGTAATTTAATATTAATTTCAACTATGATTAATCAATTGACTATTGGCCTTCAATCAGCTTTTCAAGCAGTTGGTAAAATTAAATTGTACCAATTTACTGTGGGCTCTTTGTTAATTTTAAATTTACCGATTAGTTATTTGTTATTAAACTATGGACTTCCTGCATATTCAGTTTTCTTTAGTTTTATTAGCATTGATATTTTGGCGGGTTGTTTTAGAGTGATTTTATCAATAAAAATATCTGGGTTATTAATTTCGGAATACCTACATAAAGTTCTAATACCTTCTTTAGTTTCTATTGTGCCAACAATTGCTTTAAGTTCGTTAGTTTTTTGTTTTATAGAAAAATCTTTTATTTTTTACATTTTAATATTTTTATCAATCATTATATTTATAGTTTCAATAATTATATTTGGATTAAATAAATATGAAAAATATAAAATAATTAGTTTATATAGTTCAATAATAAATAAAAAGTAG
- a CDS encoding UDP-glucose 6-dehydrogenase — protein MKITNICCIGAGYVGGPTMAVLAQKCPHIKVTVVDLNKQRIADWNDADLNKLPIYEPGLADVVAEARNRNLFFSTEVDTAIDEAQMIFISVNTPTKTFGIGKGMAADLKYIELCARQIAKVSKDDKIIVEKSTLPVRTAEALKTILNFTGNGVKFQVLSNPEFLAEGTAVTDLHAPDRVLIGGGEDAEGQEAIAALVEVYNNWVPLENILTTRVWSSELSKLTANAFLAQRVSSINAISALCEQTGADVDEVAKAIGMDSRIGSKFLKASVGFGGSCFQKDILNLVYICQHYNLQEAAEYWLQVVKMNDYQEHRFANNIMKSLFNTVSSKKIAFLGWAFKKDTNDTRESAAIYVADELLQDRAEIHVYDPKVSAAQVYADLEYLQSNRIGEFVEKGAFLSSEEIRKLVTVHTEPYAALENAHAIAVLTEWDEFKTYDWQKIYDAMLKPAFVFDGRNVLDVSELEAIGFQVKSIGKG, from the coding sequence ATGAAAATTACAAATATTTGTTGCATAGGTGCAGGATATGTTGGTGGTCCAACCATGGCAGTGCTTGCTCAAAAATGCCCACATATAAAAGTAACCGTTGTTGATTTAAACAAACAACGAATTGCTGATTGGAATGATGCAGATTTAAATAAGTTGCCTATTTACGAACCAGGTTTAGCAGATGTCGTCGCAGAAGCTCGTAATAGAAATTTATTTTTTTCTACAGAGGTTGATACGGCTATAGATGAAGCACAAATGATTTTTATATCTGTGAATACACCTACAAAAACATTTGGTATTGGAAAAGGGATGGCAGCAGATTTAAAATATATTGAATTATGTGCGCGTCAAATTGCAAAAGTTTCTAAAGATGATAAAATCATCGTAGAGAAGTCAACATTACCTGTGAGAACAGCAGAAGCGCTTAAAACTATTTTGAATTTCACCGGAAACGGAGTGAAATTTCAGGTGTTATCGAATCCAGAGTTTTTGGCGGAAGGCACCGCGGTTACTGATTTACATGCACCAGATCGTGTGTTGATTGGTGGAGGTGAAGATGCTGAAGGGCAAGAAGCTATTGCTGCCTTGGTAGAGGTATATAACAACTGGGTGCCTTTAGAAAATATTTTAACGACCAGAGTCTGGTCTTCGGAATTGTCTAAATTAACAGCTAATGCTTTTTTAGCACAACGAGTATCTTCTATCAATGCCATATCTGCCTTATGTGAACAAACCGGTGCAGATGTAGATGAGGTAGCAAAAGCGATAGGAATGGATAGCCGAATAGGTTCTAAGTTTTTAAAAGCATCAGTAGGTTTTGGGGGGTCTTGTTTTCAGAAAGATATTTTAAATTTGGTCTATATTTGCCAGCATTATAATTTGCAAGAAGCTGCAGAATATTGGTTGCAGGTGGTTAAAATGAATGACTATCAAGAACATCGTTTTGCCAATAATATCATGAAAAGCTTATTTAATACCGTTTCAAGTAAGAAAATTGCTTTTTTAGGTTGGGCCTTTAAAAAAGATACGAACGATACCCGTGAGTCTGCAGCCATCTATGTAGCGGATGAACTGTTACAAGATAGAGCAGAAATTCATGTATACGATCCAAAAGTAAGTGCAGCACAGGTGTATGCAGATTTAGAATACTTGCAATCCAATAGAATTGGCGAATTTGTAGAAAAAGGTGCTTTTTTAAGCTCAGAAGAAATTAGAAAATTGGTGACGGTGCATACAGAGCCTTATGCAGCATTAGAAAACGCGCATGCCATTGCTGTTTTAACGGAATGGGATGAATTTAAAACCTACGACTGGCAAAAGATTTACGATGCCATGTTAAAACCTGCCTTTGTTTTTGATGGTCGAAACGTTTTAGATGTTTCAGAATTAGAAGCAATTGGTTTTCAAGTAAAAAGTATTGGGAAGGGGTAA
- the gmd gene encoding GDP-mannose 4,6-dehydratase, which produces MKVALITGITGQDGSYLAELLLEKGYEVHGVKRRSSLFNTNRIDHLYQDPHDPNQRLKLHYGDLTDSMNLTRIIQECQPDEIYNLGAMSHVAVSFDTPEYVGNVDGLGTLRILEAVRILGLEKKTRIYQASTSELFGGMPENKNERGFYDENSPLYPRSPYGVAKIYGFWITKNYREAYNMFACNGLLFNHESPRRGETFVTRKITRAVAKIALGLQEKVFLGNLEAKRDWGHAKDYVRMMWMILQADVAEDWVIATGVTTTVRDFVRMAFSEVGIEVEFKGEGVDEKAYIKSINHEIYTAATNIDQRTSNIDLVIGKEVLSVDPTYFRPTEVDLLIGDPTKAKEKLGWVPEHDLASLVKDMMQGDVAIMKKDVDLLKAGHEILKQAE; this is translated from the coding sequence ATGAAAGTAGCATTAATTACAGGAATTACAGGACAAGACGGATCTTATTTAGCTGAATTGTTATTAGAAAAAGGGTATGAAGTACATGGTGTAAAAAGAAGATCATCATTGTTTAATACCAATAGAATCGATCATTTATACCAAGATCCTCACGATCCAAACCAACGATTAAAATTGCATTATGGAGACTTAACAGATTCAATGAATCTAACAAGAATTATCCAAGAATGTCAGCCTGATGAGATTTATAATTTAGGAGCAATGAGCCACGTGGCGGTTTCTTTTGATACACCTGAGTATGTAGGTAATGTAGATGGTTTAGGAACGTTACGTATCTTAGAAGCTGTTCGTATCTTAGGTTTAGAAAAGAAAACAAGAATTTACCAAGCTTCTACTTCAGAGTTATTTGGAGGGATGCCAGAAAATAAAAATGAAAGAGGTTTTTACGATGAGAATTCTCCATTGTACCCACGTTCTCCTTATGGGGTAGCAAAGATATACGGATTTTGGATTACCAAAAATTATCGTGAAGCTTATAATATGTTTGCATGTAATGGTTTGTTATTTAATCATGAATCACCAAGAAGAGGGGAGACTTTTGTAACCCGTAAAATTACACGTGCTGTAGCTAAAATTGCCTTAGGATTGCAAGAAAAAGTATTTTTAGGAAACCTAGAAGCAAAACGTGACTGGGGGCATGCTAAGGATTATGTACGTATGATGTGGATGATTTTACAAGCGGACGTTGCAGAAGATTGGGTAATTGCCACAGGAGTAACGACTACTGTAAGAGACTTTGTACGTATGGCTTTTAGTGAAGTAGGGATCGAAGTAGAGTTTAAAGGAGAGGGCGTTGATGAAAAAGCATACATTAAGAGTATCAATCACGAAATATACACGGCTGCTACGAACATCGATCAACGAACATCGAATATCGATTTAGTCATAGGAAAAGAAGTGTTGTCTGTAGATCCTACCTATTTCCGCCCAACAGAAGTAGATTTATTAATTGGAGACCCAACAAAAGCTAAAGAAAAATTAGGCTGGGTGCCAGAACATGATTTGGCTTCTTTGGTAAAAGATATGATGCAGGGTGATGTTGCGATTATGAAAAAAGATGTTGATTTGTTAAAAGCGGGTCATGAGATTTTGAAACAAGCAGAGTAA
- a CDS encoding four helix bundle protein: MSYKIYSFEKLDVYQAARKFKIDIKKMSSLFPKEERFDLISQMNRASASISANLAEGSGRSSNFDQAHFTNISYASGLEIIDHLNTALDLHYIQKDEYEQTRIKLDGILSKLNALYKYQLRNTNTLKKKLN, translated from the coding sequence TTGAGCTATAAAATATATTCATTTGAGAAACTAGATGTATATCAAGCGGCACGCAAATTTAAAATAGACATAAAGAAAATGAGTTCATTATTTCCAAAAGAGGAACGTTTTGATTTAATAAGTCAAATGAATAGGGCATCTGCGAGTATTTCAGCTAATTTAGCTGAGGGCTCTGGTAGATCTTCAAATTTTGACCAAGCGCATTTTACAAATATCTCTTATGCTTCTGGTTTGGAAATTATAGATCATCTAAATACTGCATTAGACTTGCACTATATACAAAAAGATGAATATGAACAAACGAGAATCAAATTAGATGGTATTTTAAGTAAGTTAAATGCATTATATAAATACCAACTGAGAAATACAAATACATTAAAGAAGAAATTGAATTAA
- a CDS encoding GDP-L-fucose synthase: MDTNTKIYIAGHRGMVGSAVWRVLEKKGYTNLVGKTSKELDLKDQVAVVAFLEKEKPAVVIDAAARVGGILANNDFPYQFLMENMQIQNNLIDSSLKAGIEKFIFLGSSCIYPKFAPQPLKEEYLLTDSLEPTNEWYALAKITGVKACQAIRKQFNKDYVSLMPTNLYGHFDNFDLQTSHVLPAMIRKFHEAKENNNSDVVLWGSGTPMREFLFVDDMAEAVVYALENELPEYLYNVGSGKDITIKELAETIQKVTGHQGQIVWDAEKPDGTPRKLMDVSKMKDIGWQYSTELKEGIEQTYAWFLENIENFKEVKM; this comes from the coding sequence ATGGATACCAATACCAAAATTTATATAGCAGGTCACAGAGGTATGGTGGGGTCTGCCGTATGGAGAGTGTTAGAAAAAAAAGGATATACCAATTTAGTAGGTAAAACTAGTAAAGAGTTAGATTTAAAAGATCAAGTAGCAGTGGTTGCTTTTTTAGAAAAAGAAAAACCAGCAGTTGTTATTGATGCTGCGGCTAGAGTTGGCGGAATCTTAGCAAATAATGATTTTCCATATCAATTTTTGATGGAAAATATGCAAATCCAAAATAATTTAATTGATAGTTCTTTAAAAGCAGGGATTGAAAAATTTATCTTTCTTGGAAGTTCTTGCATCTATCCTAAGTTTGCACCACAACCTCTAAAAGAAGAATATTTATTAACAGATTCTTTAGAGCCTACCAATGAGTGGTATGCGCTTGCAAAAATAACGGGTGTAAAAGCATGCCAGGCCATTAGAAAACAATTTAATAAAGATTATGTAAGCTTAATGCCTACCAATTTGTATGGGCATTTTGATAATTTTGACTTACAAACTTCACATGTTTTACCGGCAATGATTCGCAAATTTCATGAAGCAAAAGAGAATAATAACTCGGATGTTGTTTTGTGGGGTAGCGGTACGCCAATGCGGGAGTTTCTGTTTGTAGACGACATGGCAGAAGCCGTAGTGTATGCGTTAGAAAACGAATTGCCAGAGTATTTATACAATGTAGGTTCTGGTAAAGATATTACCATTAAAGAATTGGCAGAAACCATCCAGAAAGTAACAGGCCATCAAGGACAAATTGTTTGGGATGCCGAAAAACCAGACGGAACTCCAAGAAAATTAATGGATGTTTCTAAAATGAAAGATATCGGTTGGCAGTATTCCACTGAATTAAAAGAAGGAATTGAGCAGACGTATGCTTGGTTTTTGGAGAATATAGAGAATTTTAAAGAAGTGAAGATGTAG
- a CDS encoding adenylyltransferase/cytidyltransferase family protein: protein MKVGITFSAFDLFHAGHVKMLEDAKAECDYLICGLQTDPTLDRPEKNRPIQSVVERYIQLKGCKYVDEIVPYATEQDLEDVLRSFKIDVRIVGDEYAHKPFTGREYCEQSGIELFYNKREHRFSSSGLRKEVQEKENANSKKSK from the coding sequence ATGAAAGTAGGAATCACTTTTAGTGCCTTTGATTTGTTTCATGCAGGGCATGTAAAAATGTTAGAAGATGCGAAAGCAGAGTGCGATTATTTAATTTGCGGTTTACAAACAGACCCAACTTTAGATCGCCCAGAAAAAAATAGACCTATTCAATCGGTAGTAGAGCGATACATTCAACTAAAAGGGTGTAAGTATGTAGATGAGATTGTACCCTATGCAACAGAGCAAGATTTAGAAGATGTATTGCGTTCTTTTAAAATTGATGTTCGTATTGTTGGAGATGAATATGCACACAAACCTTTTACTGGTCGTGAATATTGTGAGCAATCGGGCATTGAGCTTTTTTACAATAAGAGAGAACATCGTTTTTCTAGTAGCGGTTTACGTAAAGAAGTACAAGAAAAAGAAAACGCAAATAGTAAAAAAAGCAAGTAG
- a CDS encoding adenylyltransferase/cytidyltransferase family protein: MKRKAIIVSGYFNPIHKGHLEYFNNAKALADELFVIVNNDLQRGLKGSKEFQKEEERLFIVQNIKAVDKAIISVDKDRTVRESIRTIFETYGEEFDLGFANGGDQDNNSIPEAPICKELNIELIDGLGDKIQSSSWLLNKQ; encoded by the coding sequence ATGAAAAGAAAAGCGATTATTGTATCAGGATACTTCAATCCAATCCACAAAGGGCATTTAGAATACTTTAATAATGCCAAAGCATTAGCAGACGAATTATTTGTGATTGTGAATAACGATTTACAAAGAGGACTAAAAGGCTCTAAAGAATTCCAGAAAGAAGAAGAACGTTTGTTTATTGTACAGAATATTAAGGCTGTAGACAAGGCTATTATTTCTGTAGATAAAGATAGGACTGTACGCGAGTCTATTCGTACTATTTTTGAAACCTATGGAGAAGAATTCGACTTAGGTTTTGCAAACGGTGGTGATCAGGATAACAACTCAATTCCAGAAGCACCTATTTGTAAAGAATTAAACATTGAATTAATCGATGGTTTAGGAGATAAGATACAATCTTCTTCTTGGCTATTAAATAAACAATAA